In Mangifera indica cultivar Alphonso chromosome 1, CATAS_Mindica_2.1, whole genome shotgun sequence, a single genomic region encodes these proteins:
- the LOC123212126 gene encoding uncharacterized protein LOC123212126 translates to MGSILIIAINTPTLPSLQTKLSSLLFSSTETHSLLTHQNMVDVDRRMTGLNPAHIAGLRRLSARAAAPSASASLPVRNGLLSFSSLAHQVITHLKNSGIPVQPGLSDAEFARAEAEFGFAFPPDLRAVLSAGLPLGPGFPDWRASGSARLHLRASLDLPIAAICFQIARNALWSKSWGPRPADPEKALRVARNALKRAPLLIPIFNHCYIPCNPSLAGNPIFFVDENRIFCCGLDLSDFFERESLFRSSEADPLVLKKQRSVSEKTAGSSSNFSRRSLDTGLGSRTPRWVEFWSDAAIDRRRRNSSSSSSSSPERFFDMPRSEVPKWVEEYINQIGSVLREGGWSEPDIVDIVNVSASGFFEGEMVLLDNQSVLDALLLKTDRFSETLLKSGWSSEEIWDAFGFNFRPEKERKPTKKLSPELVERIGKLAESVSRS, encoded by the coding sequence ATGGGGTCCATACTCATAATAGCTATAAATACCCCAACCTTGCCTTCCTTGCAAACTAaactctcttctcttctcttctcttctacTGAAACCCACTCACTCCTCACTCATCAAAATATGGTTGACGTCGACCGGAGAATGACCGGTCTCAACCCGGCTCATATAGCTGGCTTACGCCGTTTATCAGCCCGCGCAGCTGCTCCTTCCGCTTCAGCTTCTCTTCCTGTTCGCAACGGTCTACTTTCATTCTCTTCACTAGCTCATCAAGTCATTACCCATTTAAAGAACTCAGGAATCCCTGTCCAGCCTGGTCTATCCGACGCTGAGTTTGCACGAGCCGAAGCTGAGTTTGGCTTCGCTTTCCCTCCTGACCTTCGCGCCGTCCTCTCCGCTGGCTTGCCTTTGGGTCCTGGATTCCCTGACTGGCGCGCTTCCGGTTCGGCGCGGCTTCACCTTCGCGCGTCGCTTGATCTTCCGATCGCTGCTATTTGTTTCCAAATTGCTCGTAACGCACTTTGGTCCAAATCTTGGGGCCCCAGGCCAGCTGACCCGGAGAAGGCGTTACGTGTCGCGAGAAATGCTCTGAAAAGAGCCCCACTGTTAATACCTATTTTCAACCATTGCTACATTCCTTGTAACCCTTCTTTGGCTGGTAACCCAATATTTTTCGTTGATGAGAATCGGATTTTTTGTTGCGGTTTGGATCTATCTGATTTTTTCGAACGTGAGTCGCTGTTTAGGAGCTCGGAGGCTGACCCGCTGGTTCTTAAAAAGCAGAGATCGGTTAGTGAAAAGACAGCCGGATCGTCTTCAAATTTTTCGCGGAGAAGTTTGGATACGGGTCTCGGGTCGAGAACTCCCAGATGGGTGGAGTTTTGGAGTGACGCTGCTATTGATCGGCGCCGTAGAAACTCATCATCATCGTCTTCTTCGTCGCCGGAGAGATTTTTCGATATGCCCAGATCCGAAGTACCGAAGTGGGTTGAGGAGTACATTAATCAAATCGGGTCGGTTCTGAGAGAAGGCGGATGGAGCGAACCCGACATTGTGGATATAGTAAACGTTTCAGCTTCGGGGTTCTTTGAAGGAGAGATGGTTTTGTTAGACAATCAGTCGGTTTTGGATGCTTTGCTTTTGAAAACGGATCGGTTCTCGGAAACGCTCCTAAAATCAGGTTGGAGCTCGGAGGAGATTTGGGATGCTTTCGGGTTTAATTTTCGACcggaaaaggaaagaaaaccaACAAAGAAGCTGTCGCCTGAACTGGTGGAAAGAATCGGGAAACTGGCTGAGTCAGTTTCCCGGTCATAG